A stretch of Henckelia pumila isolate YLH828 chromosome 4, ASM3356847v2, whole genome shotgun sequence DNA encodes these proteins:
- the LOC140862189 gene encoding uncharacterized protein has translation MPFGLMNAPAVFMDLMNHVFQPFLDQFVIVFINDILIYSKDREEHSQHLRTVLEVLRERKLFAKFDKCEFWLERVAFLGHVISEGGVEVDPSKVQAVKEWSVPRNASEIRSFLGLAGYYRKFIEGFSSIAVPLTALTKKNARYVWSSECQKSFDVLKEALTTAPVLAMPSGQVSRPLQDEIQRFGLEFYAEGRAPRLSALSVQTTLFDRIRIAQADDEQLRKWRQKAEEKDSGLYSVVDEIVNFRDRFWVPEALGTKLLFSTAFHPQTDGQSERVIQILEDLLRACAIDFQGIWESRLPLVEFAYNNSFQATIGMAPYEALYGRPCRSPVLWTEIGEKSELGPEIIQQTAKVVAKIRDRMRTAQSRTVEGSYEVWEEGETGTEVHRTLRDIG, from the exons atgccgtttgggttgaTGAACGCaccagcggtcttcatggatcttatgaaccacGTATTCCAGCCGTTCTTGGAccaatttgtcatcgtcttcataaaCGATATCCTTATATATTCCAAGGATAGAGAAGAGCATTCTCAGCATTTGAGGACTGTTCTAGAGGTACTCCGGGAACGGAAGCTGTTTGCTAAGTTCGAcaaatgcgagttttggttggagagaGTAGCATTTTTGGGCCATGTCATATCCGAGGGAGGTGTTGAGGTAGACCCCTCCAaagttcaagcagtgaaggagtggtcaGTACCTCGAAACGcgtcggagattcgcagttttctcgGATTGGCTGGTTATTACAGGAAGTTTATCGAGGGATTTTCATCGATTGCGGTGCCCTTGACAGcgttgaccaagaagaatgctagGTATGTTTGGAGTTCCGAGTGTCAAAAGAGCTTTGATGTATTGAAAgaagctcttacgacagcaCCAGTATTGGCTATGCCATCGGGGCAAG TGTCTAGACCATTGCAagatgagattcagaggttcgGATTGGAGTTCTATGCTGAGGGTAGGGCTCCTAGATTGTCAGCCTTGTCAGTACAGACTACATTGTTCGACCGTATCAGAATTGCTCAAGCAGATGATGAGCAACTGAGGAAGTGGAGACAGAAAGCTGAGGAGAAAGATAGTGGTTTGTATTCTGTAGTAGATGAGATTGTGAATTTTAGAGATCGATTTTGGGTTCCCGAAG ctttggggacgaagCTCTTGTTTAGCACTGCCTTTCACCCGCAGACGGATGGACAGTccgagagggtgattcagatacTAGAGGACCTTTTGAGAGCTTGTGCCATTGACTTTCAAGGCATTTGGGAGTCGAGACTGCCTTTGGTGGAATTTGCCTATAACAATAGCTTTCAAGCCACCATTGGTATGGCGCCTTACGAGGCACTCTATGGAAGACCGTGTAGATCTCCGGTGTTGTGGACCGAGATTGGGGAGAAGTCCGAGTTGGGACCTGAGATTATTCAGCAGACTGCCAaagttgtagccaagatccgtgacaggatgaggactgcaCAGAGTCG CACCGTTGAAGGGAGTTATGAGGTTTGGGAAGAAGGGGAAACTGGCACCGAGGTTCATAGGACCCTTCGAGATATTGGATAG
- the LOC140862190 gene encoding uncharacterized protein produces the protein MAARRGRPPLRPPPPPPPPPHADVGTQVLACLARILERHVDAPRPGLGTVYEQFRKMNPKNFAGTTDPLVAEGWIRSFEVIFRYMKLGDPDRVHCAVFHLQDDAALWWEGVEKTGDLSVAEFVVKFERGCHFVPLIGDDKAEKLQHFIVGLRPTIRRDVLMAEPADYASALRRALRSEQTLRDISAEAQSKRPFPSHGRILISGVATRALLDSGATHSFISEAFTRKRSIECEDLIGGFIVTIPSGEELSTRRMVRNLELLLQGQPVVADLIVLPMPEFDLILGMDWMTKNAVVIDFQLRSVLVRPEGVEPFQFEATRGSRRTQFISFMQAKQMVHEGCEAFLASISLTELPPRPDISDVDIVRDFEDVFPDDVAGIPPDREVEFSIELVPGTVPISKAPYRLAPMEMRELKEQIQEIEDLFDQLQGASVFSKIDL, from the exons ATGGCCGCTCGACGTGGACGTCCTCCGCTTCGTCCGCCTCCTCCTCCGCCACCTCCACCACATGCGGATGTAGGGACACAGGTGCTAGCGTGCTTAGCCCGTATCCTAGAGCGACATGTGGACGCTCCGAGGCCTGGACTTGGGACTGTGTATGAGCAGTTCAGGAAGATGAATCCGAAAAACTTtgctggcaccactgatccactgGTAGCAGAGGGATGGATCCGTTCTTTTGAGGTGATCTTCCGCTATATGAAGTTGGGAGACCCAGATCGAGTCCATTGTGCTGTCTTTCATCTCCAGGATGATGCtgccctctggtgggagggagtTGAGAAGACA ggagacTTATCGGTGGCTGAGTTTGTGGTGAAATTTGAGCGTGGTTGCCACTTTGTGCCTTTGATTGGAGACGACAAGGCAGAGAAGCTCCAGCACTTCATTGTGGGGCTACGACCCACTATCCGACGAGATGTACTCATGGCGGAGCCAGCTGACTATGCTTCGGCGCTCAGACGAGCTTTGAGGTCTGAGCAGACGCTGAGGGACATCAGTGCTGAGGCGCAGAGCAAGAGGCCGTTCCCATCTCATG GCAGAATTTTAATATCCGGTGTGGCCACTAGAGCCTTGTTAGACTCTGGGGCTACCCATTCTTTCATATCGGAGGCTTTTACTCGCAAGCGGAGCATTGAATGCGAGGATCTGATTGGTGGATTCATAGTGACCATCCCATCAGGGGAAGAACTGTCCACTAGGAGAATGGTGAGGAATCTTGAGCTTCTGTTGCAAGGGCAACCAGTGGTTGCAGATTTGATTGTATTGCCCATGCCTGAGTTCGATTTGATCCTcgggatggattggatgacgaagaatgcaGTGGTAATTGACTTTCAGCTGAGGTCAGTATTGGTCAGACCAGAGGGAGTAGAGCCGTTTCAGTTTGAGGCTACTAGGGGTTCGAGGAGGACACAGTTCATATCCTTTATGCAAGCTAAGCAGATGGTGCATGAAGGATGTGAGGCATTCTTAGCCAGTATATCTTTGACAGAGTTGCCACCACGTCCAGATATTTCAGATGTGGACATTGTCAGGGATTTTGAGGACGTTTTTCCAGATGATGTTGCAGGCATACCGCCtgatagagaagtggagttctctatCGAATTAGTACCCGGTACTGTGCCAATTTCTAAGGCACCTTATAGATTGGCTCCTATGGAAATGAGggagttaaaagagcagattcaaga GATTGAGgacctctttgatcagttgcaagggGCCTCTGTATTTTCGAAGATTGACCTTTGa